A genome region from Acidobacteriota bacterium includes the following:
- a CDS encoding Crp/Fnr family transcriptional regulator, protein MDKLWHLKQCPLLEGLKDDDVTAVAGICKDRIFAKGDTLFERGQAANQIYIIFRGSVRSAVGSEGGKERIVGFFKTGDILGENILGPRPAHQSEATAHEECWVGVLSRQAFVTLLTERSSLALNFIRILSQKLGEAREDIKSLSFMGTEERLAQTLIKLGASHGKDIVSQDCVRKLRFPLSHEHLARLIGANRPHVSTIMSGFRKKGFIEYQGRKLLINMKRMATLTDAIDSKARTLC, encoded by the coding sequence ATGGACAAGTTGTGGCACCTCAAGCAATGCCCGCTGCTGGAGGGTCTGAAGGACGATGACGTCACAGCCGTGGCCGGGATCTGCAAGGACCGGATATTCGCCAAAGGCGACACCCTTTTCGAACGCGGCCAGGCCGCTAACCAGATCTACATCATCTTCCGCGGCAGCGTGCGGTCGGCGGTGGGCAGCGAGGGCGGCAAAGAACGCATCGTGGGCTTTTTCAAGACGGGCGACATTCTGGGAGAGAATATCCTCGGTCCCCGGCCGGCCCATCAATCGGAAGCCACCGCTCACGAGGAATGCTGGGTGGGAGTGCTCTCGCGTCAAGCCTTCGTGACGTTGCTGACCGAGCGTTCCAGTCTGGCTCTCAACTTCATCCGCATCCTCAGCCAGAAGCTGGGCGAGGCGCGCGAAGACATCAAGTCGCTGAGCTTCATGGGAACCGAGGAACGCCTGGCCCAAACCCTCATCAAGCTGGGCGCCAGCCACGGCAAGGATATCGTCTCCCAGGACTGCGTGCGCAAGCTGCGTTTCCCCCTCTCCCACGAGCATCTGGCCCGCCTGATCGGGGCCAACCGTCCTCATGTGTCGACCATCATGTCGGGATTCCGCAAGAAGGGATTCATCGAATACCAGGGACGCAAGCTGCTTATCAACATGAAGCGGATGGCCACCTTGACCGACGCCATCGACAGCAAGGCGAGGACTCTTTGTTGA
- the ispG gene encoding flavodoxin-dependent (E)-4-hydroxy-3-methylbut-2-enyl-diphosphate synthase, with translation MVGGEHPIVVQSMTNTDTADVDSTVNQVAALHEAGSELVRVTVNTDEAAKALPRIVEELDKRGCQVPVIGDFHYNGHLLLTRYPECARALAKYRINPGNVGMGRHHDTNFRAMIEVALKNGKPVRIGVNWGSLDQALLSRMMDQNARLDEPKDAKEVLVETIIRSGIESAGLAREYGLPKDRIIISAKVSEVPDLVDVYTRLAGRCDYALHLGLTEAGMGTRGIVASTAGLSVLLQRGIGDTIRVSLTPRPGGDRREEVYVAQQVLQALHIRSFSPRVTACPGCGRTTSTFFQELADQIQEVLGRKMTAWKETYPGVEELKVAVMGCVVNGPGESKHADIGISLPGTGESPKAPVYVDGRHFRTLKGPDIAGDFLDILEEYVEGRYGGADEPVGASSASAT, from the coding sequence ATGGTGGGAGGGGAGCATCCCATCGTCGTCCAGTCGATGACCAATACCGACACCGCCGACGTCGACTCCACCGTCAACCAGGTCGCGGCCCTGCACGAGGCCGGATCCGAACTGGTCAGGGTGACGGTCAATACCGATGAGGCCGCCAAGGCGCTGCCGCGCATCGTGGAAGAACTCGACAAGCGCGGCTGCCAGGTGCCGGTGATCGGCGACTTCCACTACAACGGACACCTGTTGCTGACCCGCTACCCCGAATGCGCCCGAGCCCTGGCCAAGTACCGCATCAACCCCGGAAACGTGGGCATGGGACGCCACCATGACACCAACTTCAGGGCCATGATCGAAGTGGCCCTGAAGAACGGGAAACCCGTCCGCATCGGCGTCAACTGGGGCTCTCTCGACCAGGCCCTGCTCTCGCGCATGATGGACCAGAACGCCCGGCTCGACGAGCCCAAGGACGCTAAGGAAGTGCTGGTTGAGACCATCATCCGCAGCGGAATCGAATCGGCCGGACTGGCCCGGGAATACGGCCTGCCCAAGGACCGCATCATCATCAGCGCCAAGGTTTCGGAAGTGCCGGACCTGGTGGACGTCTACACCCGCCTGGCCGGACGCTGCGACTACGCCCTCCACCTCGGACTGACCGAGGCGGGGATGGGCACGCGGGGCATCGTGGCCAGCACGGCCGGGCTTTCGGTGCTGCTGCAGCGGGGCATCGGCGACACCATCCGCGTCAGCCTGACACCCCGTCCCGGCGGCGACCGGCGCGAGGAGGTCTACGTGGCTCAGCAGGTGCTGCAAGCCCTTCACATCCGCAGTTTCTCGCCCCGGGTCACGGCCTGCCCCGGCTGCGGCCGCACCACCTCGACCTTTTTCCAGGAACTGGCCGACCAGATCCAGGAGGTGCTGGGGCGCAAGATGACGGCCTGGAAAGAGACCTATCCGGGCGTGGAGGAACTCAAGGTGGCGGTGATGGGATGCGTCGTCAACGGACCGGGCGAGTCCAAGCACGCCGACATCGGCATTTCGCTTCCCGGCACCGGCGAATCGCCCAAAGCCCCCGTCTACGTCGACGGACGCCACTTCCGCACCCTCAAAGGCCCCGACATCGCCGGGGACTTCCTCGACATCCTGGAAGAATACGTAGAAGGACGCTACGGCGGCGCCGATGAACCGGTGGGCGCCTCCAGCGCCAGCGCAACATGA
- a CDS encoding ABC transporter ATP-binding protein — protein sequence MLRGQAGTPLHAMIQARRLNKLYGRQKAIEDLTFSVEAGEIVGLLGPNGAGKTTTMRILAGYFPPTSGTVRVAGFDLLRQPRQAKSRIGYLPERPPLYPHLRVDAYLRLVDTLKGAAEEPFSRRLQQVKDECGLSDCGSQLIAHLSKGFRRRLGLAQALIHDPQVLILDEPTEGLDPQQISEVRTLIQGLAGRRSVLLSTHILPEVSVTCGRVLIIHRGRLIAEGSPRDLRSRLGRGALIEMQVEGPVESLPARLRAMAGVSNAVLEESPGRGRLLLVEAEAGADIRAQSARLVVESGCGLLSMHSRDASLEDIFLHLTTEEERAAPDSPPSSREDPDREEVAG from the coding sequence TTGCTGCGCGGCCAAGCCGGCACTCCCCTGCACGCCATGATTCAAGCCCGCCGCCTCAACAAGCTCTACGGCAGACAGAAGGCCATCGAGGACCTTACCTTCAGCGTTGAAGCAGGTGAAATTGTAGGACTGCTGGGCCCCAACGGAGCGGGCAAGACGACTACCATGCGCATTCTGGCGGGATACTTCCCGCCCACCTCGGGCACGGTGCGGGTGGCCGGATTCGACCTGCTGCGCCAGCCGCGACAGGCCAAGTCGCGCATCGGATACCTTCCTGAGAGGCCGCCTCTTTATCCTCATTTGCGGGTGGACGCCTACCTGCGCCTGGTGGACACTCTCAAAGGCGCCGCCGAAGAACCCTTCAGCCGGCGCCTGCAACAGGTCAAGGACGAGTGCGGACTGTCCGACTGCGGATCGCAGCTCATCGCTCACCTCTCCAAGGGCTTCCGCCGCCGGCTGGGACTGGCCCAGGCTCTCATCCATGACCCCCAGGTGCTGATCCTGGACGAGCCCACCGAAGGCCTCGATCCCCAGCAGATCAGCGAGGTGCGCACGCTCATCCAGGGTTTGGCGGGACGCCGCTCGGTGCTGCTTTCCACCCACATCCTTCCCGAAGTCAGCGTCACCTGCGGACGCGTCCTCATCATCCACCGCGGACGCCTCATCGCCGAGGGCTCGCCCCGCGACCTGCGTTCGCGCCTGGGCCGCGGCGCTCTCATCGAGATGCAGGTGGAAGGCCCGGTGGAATCGCTTCCCGCCCGCCTCAGGGCCATGGCCGGCGTCAGCAACGCCGTGCTGGAAGAATCGCCGGGCCGCGGACGCCTGCTGCTGGTGGAAGCCGAGGCCGGCGCCGACATCCGCGCCCAGTCGGCCCGCCTGGTGGTGGAATCGGGATGCGGATTGCTCAGCATGCACAGCCGCGACGCCTCGCTGGAAGATATTTTCCTCCACCTCACGACCGAGGAGGAACGGGCCGCCCCAGACTCCCCACCGTCCTCTCGGGAGGACCCGGACAGGGAGGAGGTGGCTGGGTGA
- a CDS encoding DUF4258 domain-containing protein yields the protein MRHENRKRPRGLEELRRTAKEGSIVHTLHFRKELRDAGADSEDVNSVLHDPDTVLESMQFDQSFSNWKCRIRGPDSRGEPLTIIAALDEENATIVLITAF from the coding sequence ATGCGTCATGAAAACAGGAAGAGACCTCGAGGACTTGAAGAGCTGAGGCGGACGGCTAAAGAGGGAAGCATTGTCCACACCCTGCACTTTCGCAAGGAACTGCGTGACGCGGGGGCTGACTCCGAGGATGTGAACAGTGTCTTGCATGATCCTGACACCGTGCTGGAATCGATGCAGTTCGACCAAAGTTTCAGCAACTGGAAGTGTCGGATCAGGGGCCCAGACAGTCGGGGCGAACCCTTGACGATCATCGCTGCCCTGGATGAGGAGAACGCCACCATCGTCCTCATCACCGCCTTCTAG
- a CDS encoding helix-turn-helix domain-containing protein, giving the protein MQCTCRFEVMEEPYPFQETRVEGVVLVGLERKKCGRCGADDLRIPRMGQLLRLLAYSVVARPGRLAPPEISKLRADLLFQQGEFASMLGVSQPVLCRWETGKRRPSRISDVALRLAFLTMPPRNGRFPWEAPVQERLSPLLGPLVHLARPRSWPIRFDVRRSPQDLIEEVVYRARKTVASGTAEATPDVTSAGISVQ; this is encoded by the coding sequence ATGCAATGTACCTGCAGATTCGAAGTCATGGAAGAACCCTATCCATTTCAAGAAACACGGGTGGAGGGCGTCGTTTTGGTCGGGTTGGAGCGAAAAAAGTGCGGGCGTTGCGGCGCCGACGATCTTCGCATTCCCAGGATGGGCCAGTTGCTGAGGCTTCTGGCTTACTCGGTGGTGGCCCGGCCTGGTCGGCTGGCGCCGCCGGAGATATCAAAGCTGCGCGCGGACCTGCTCTTTCAGCAGGGTGAATTTGCCAGCATGCTTGGCGTCAGCCAGCCCGTGCTGTGCCGCTGGGAGACCGGCAAGCGCAGGCCTTCCCGCATCAGCGATGTGGCGCTGCGGCTGGCCTTTTTGACGATGCCCCCACGAAACGGGCGCTTCCCGTGGGAAGCTCCCGTGCAAGAACGTCTCTCCCCCTTGTTGGGACCTTTGGTGCACCTGGCCCGTCCCCGCTCCTGGCCGATTCGTTTCGACGTGCGCAGGTCGCCCCAGGATCTGATCGAAGAGGTCGTATATCGAGCCCGGAAAACCGTGGCTTCCGGGACTGCGGAGGCGACCCCGGATGTCACTTCGGCTGGGATTTCGGTACAATGA
- a CDS encoding GldG family protein, which yields MKSLRRPILYLALALLLSSSAGSLTSGRFDGPILYVFAAGTALLLLGLLSGGLRAPRRAAEAQLSALAWAVLSLILFLLVNLASAHNYRRLDFSQARLNSLSPISLTVLENSQGPLHLLAFIRDPQAVQALRHLMEQYRAAYPQWTYRIVDPQQEPALAREHGIESPTQAVLESDLGRHRLDLLFPNQQWRPDNEERITAGVLQVTQVETKAAYFLVGHGERDLDDLRAEGFRMAADALRAQRYQVRTLSLMQVQAVPEDARVLIAAGPQVDFQPRETDLLRDYLDNGGCLMIMVDPLTDFRMDDFLGAYGLALGGDLLLDETAASPVLGSIAPLAIVDRAHPVTRPIYGNYLVFPRAQSVQRRESRLGYGTYGLASTSPRSWSESEVNTAPYSFDSEEDRRGPHFVAAAASLPPSRLLLVGDSDFAANAYFGEYRSGDFFVLAVQWLMGDAESLKIPPRSEVDRRFRITLGGLRALRWTLLAGLPLLPLLAGLWVWRRRRA from the coding sequence ATGAAATCCCTGCGCCGCCCCATCCTCTACCTGGCTTTGGCCCTGCTCTTGAGCAGCTCGGCGGGATCCTTGACCTCGGGCCGGTTCGACGGCCCCATCCTCTACGTCTTCGCGGCCGGGACGGCTCTGTTGCTGCTGGGCCTGCTGAGCGGCGGCCTGAGGGCTCCGCGGCGGGCGGCCGAAGCCCAACTGAGCGCGCTGGCCTGGGCGGTCCTCTCCTTGATCCTGTTCCTGCTCGTCAATCTGGCCAGCGCCCATAACTACCGTCGCCTCGACTTCAGCCAGGCCCGGCTCAACTCGCTTTCGCCGATAAGTCTGACGGTGCTGGAGAATTCCCAGGGGCCTTTGCATCTGTTGGCCTTCATCCGCGATCCCCAGGCGGTGCAGGCGCTGCGCCACCTGATGGAGCAGTACCGGGCCGCCTATCCTCAATGGACGTACCGCATCGTCGACCCTCAGCAGGAACCCGCGCTGGCGCGCGAACACGGTATCGAATCCCCGACTCAGGCCGTGCTGGAAAGCGATTTGGGACGCCATAGGCTCGACCTCCTCTTCCCCAATCAGCAGTGGCGTCCCGACAACGAAGAACGCATCACGGCAGGGGTGCTGCAAGTCACCCAGGTCGAGACCAAAGCCGCCTATTTCCTGGTGGGACACGGAGAGCGTGATTTGGACGACCTGCGCGCCGAAGGCTTCCGCATGGCCGCCGATGCCCTGCGGGCCCAACGCTATCAGGTCCGCACCCTCTCGCTGATGCAAGTCCAGGCCGTGCCCGAGGACGCGCGAGTCCTCATCGCGGCGGGCCCTCAGGTGGACTTTCAGCCCCGTGAAACCGACCTGCTGCGCGATTACCTCGACAACGGCGGATGCCTGATGATCATGGTCGACCCGCTCACCGACTTCCGCATGGATGACTTCCTGGGGGCCTACGGACTGGCCCTGGGCGGAGACCTGCTGCTGGACGAAACGGCGGCCTCTCCCGTCCTGGGCTCCATCGCACCCCTGGCCATCGTCGACCGGGCTCATCCCGTGACCCGGCCCATCTATGGCAACTACCTGGTCTTCCCGCGGGCCCAAAGCGTGCAGCGAAGGGAAAGCCGGCTGGGGTACGGCACTTATGGGCTGGCCTCCACCTCTCCCCGCAGTTGGAGCGAAAGCGAAGTGAATACCGCACCATACTCTTTTGATTCCGAGGAGGACCGCCGAGGCCCTCACTTCGTGGCCGCGGCGGCTTCGCTTCCCCCTTCCCGCCTGCTGCTGGTGGGCGACTCCGATTTCGCTGCCAACGCCTACTTCGGGGAGTACCGCTCGGGAGACTTTTTCGTGCTGGCCGTGCAGTGGCTGATGGGCGATGCCGAATCCCTCAAGATCCCCCCGCGCAGCGAGGTGGACCGGCGATTCCGCATCACCCTGGGCGGGCTGCGCGCGCTGCGTTGGACGCTGCTGGCCGGACTTCCCTTGTTGCCTCTGCTGGCCGGCCTGTGGGTGTGGCGGCGTCGGCGCGCCTGA
- a CDS encoding sigma-70 family RNA polymerase sigma factor, which translates to MIPGRNRRAVFREEALPHREALYRAALGMMRNPTVAEDLVQETYQEAWKSFHGYQAGSDCKAWLFRILFRIRSKHLRKQGRFQWVEVEDVSEERLAVEPAGTRQLENQEILSIIQSLPEHYRTVLLLADAEGFTYQEIAHITELPLGTVMSRLNRGRNMFRKKFLQACRDDDRAGGAG; encoded by the coding sequence GTGATACCGGGTCGAAACCGACGGGCCGTTTTTCGCGAGGAAGCCCTGCCTCATCGGGAGGCTCTTTATCGGGCCGCCCTGGGCATGATGCGAAATCCCACGGTCGCCGAAGACCTGGTGCAAGAAACCTACCAGGAGGCCTGGAAGTCGTTCCACGGATATCAAGCCGGCAGCGACTGCAAAGCCTGGCTCTTCCGCATTCTCTTCCGCATTCGAAGCAAGCACCTGCGCAAGCAGGGACGCTTTCAGTGGGTGGAGGTGGAGGACGTTTCCGAAGAACGCCTGGCCGTCGAGCCCGCCGGAACACGTCAACTGGAAAACCAAGAAATACTCAGCATCATCCAGTCCCTGCCCGAGCATTACCGCACGGTTCTGCTCTTGGCCGACGCCGAGGGGTTTACTTATCAGGAAATCGCCCACATTACCGAATTGCCGCTGGGAACGGTGATGTCGCGTCTCAACCGGGGACGCAACATGTTCCGCAAGAAGTTCCTGCAGGCCTGCCGGGACGATGACCGGGCCGGCGGGGCGGGATAA
- the bshA gene encoding N-acetyl-alpha-D-glucosaminyl L-malate synthase BshA translates to MEIGITCYPTYGGSGIVATELGQQLARRGHTVHFISSSLPNRLMELGDNVFFHEVEPMNYPLFEYVPYDLALATKMVDVASSHDLDLLHVHYAIPHAISGYLAREMMRPRCLPVITTLHGTDITLVGKDHSYLSITRFGIEQSDGVTAVSEFLRQATLEEFCDCDIRTIPNFVDVERVRRMDSPELRSRFAPNGEKVLVHTSNFRPVKRVEDVIRVFEQVQRQVPAVLLMMGDGVERSKAQYLAKQLGLSKKIFFMGMVGMVESYLSICDLMLLPSETESFGLAALEAMACEVPVVATDVGGLPEVVTPGSNGYLCRLGDVDEMAAKALEILHPDNLPRYAQNARRTAVDVFSIDKVVPKYEEYYQEVLDRQPVGCS, encoded by the coding sequence ATGGAAATCGGCATCACCTGTTATCCCACCTACGGCGGCAGCGGCATCGTGGCCACCGAACTGGGACAACAATTGGCCCGCAGGGGACACACGGTTCACTTCATCAGCTCGTCGCTGCCCAACCGCTTGATGGAGCTGGGCGACAACGTTTTCTTCCACGAAGTGGAGCCCATGAACTACCCCCTCTTCGAGTACGTGCCCTACGATTTGGCGCTGGCCACCAAGATGGTGGACGTGGCTTCAAGCCATGACCTCGACCTTCTCCACGTCCACTACGCCATTCCCCACGCCATCAGCGGATACCTGGCCCGCGAGATGATGCGTCCGCGCTGCCTGCCGGTCATCACCACCCTGCACGGCACCGACATCACCCTGGTGGGCAAAGACCACTCCTACCTTTCCATCACGCGCTTCGGAATCGAACAGAGCGACGGCGTCACGGCCGTCAGCGAGTTCCTGCGTCAGGCCACCTTGGAGGAGTTCTGCGACTGCGACATCCGCACCATTCCCAACTTCGTCGACGTGGAGAGGGTGCGCCGCATGGACTCTCCCGAACTGCGCTCGCGCTTCGCGCCCAACGGCGAGAAGGTGCTGGTGCATACCTCAAACTTCCGTCCCGTCAAGCGCGTCGAGGACGTCATCCGGGTCTTTGAGCAGGTGCAGCGCCAGGTGCCGGCCGTCCTGCTCATGATGGGCGACGGCGTGGAACGCTCCAAGGCCCAATACCTGGCCAAGCAACTGGGGCTCTCAAAGAAGATCTTCTTCATGGGAATGGTGGGGATGGTGGAAAGCTACCTCTCCATCTGCGACCTCATGCTGCTGCCCTCGGAAACCGAGAGCTTCGGGTTGGCGGCGCTGGAAGCCATGGCCTGCGAGGTGCCGGTTGTGGCTACCGACGTGGGCGGACTTCCCGAGGTTGTGACTCCAGGCAGCAACGGATACCTGTGCCGCCTGGGCGACGTTGACGAGATGGCCGCCAAAGCGCTGGAGATCCTCCACCCCGACAACCTCCCCCGCTACGCCCAAAACGCCCGCCGCACGGCCGTCGACGTTTTCTCCATCGACAAGGTCGTGCCCAAGTACGAGGAGTACTATCAGGAAGTCCTCGACCGCCAGCCTGTTGGTTGTTCTTAA
- a CDS encoding ABC transporter permease subunit yields the protein MSPVLALARKELSRLFATPVAYLLLAAFYLALGVVFLLLLEGLQSQFQQVAAEARQSGASAPAFDLPEALLEALIQVMGNLFLFLAPVLTMGFFAGESRQGTLELLLTSPLSALQIALGKYLAALLFLLLMTAPAFGLSLLLAGLSSPPLPWTSALLAPLGLLLLASAMLSLTLAVSSLTESQLLSAVLGFVLLTILWLLASFPWPLPSAAQDLFRYASLAHHFNDFTYGVLDTRHLIYWLSLTGLGLALTGLSLHQRRWRT from the coding sequence GTGAGTCCCGTCCTGGCGCTGGCACGCAAGGAGCTGTCGCGCCTCTTTGCCACTCCCGTGGCCTACCTGCTCTTGGCCGCCTTTTATCTGGCCCTGGGAGTGGTCTTTCTGCTGCTGCTCGAGGGCCTGCAGAGCCAATTCCAGCAGGTGGCTGCCGAGGCCCGCCAAAGCGGAGCTTCAGCGCCCGCCTTCGACCTGCCGGAGGCGCTTTTGGAAGCCCTCATCCAGGTCATGGGCAACCTGTTCCTCTTCCTGGCGCCCGTGTTGACCATGGGCTTTTTCGCCGGCGAGTCGAGGCAGGGGACGCTGGAACTGCTCCTCACCTCTCCCCTCTCGGCCCTTCAGATCGCTCTCGGCAAGTACCTGGCGGCCCTGCTCTTCCTGCTGCTCATGACGGCTCCGGCCTTCGGGCTCTCCCTGCTGCTGGCGGGACTCAGTTCGCCGCCGCTGCCCTGGACCTCGGCCTTGCTGGCTCCGCTGGGGCTGCTGCTGCTGGCTTCCGCCATGCTCTCGCTCACGCTGGCCGTTTCCTCCTTGACGGAAAGCCAGTTGCTCTCGGCCGTGCTGGGCTTCGTCCTGCTGACGATCTTGTGGTTGCTGGCTTCCTTTCCCTGGCCGCTGCCCTCGGCGGCTCAGGACCTCTTCCGCTATGCATCGCTGGCCCACCATTTCAACGACTTCACCTACGGCGTTTTAGACACCCGCCACCTGATCTACTGGCTCTCGCTGACCGGACTGGGTCTGGCCTTGACGGGGCTTTCGCTGCACCAGCGCAGATGGAGGACGTGA
- a CDS encoding zf-HC2 domain-containing protein, producing MTRYQPKDCSRTLQLLDDFIAGELSVESNRDLLSHLESCSACTAERQSREETRQSVRRAWESQPVPEGLQERILDGLDSPPGMMRYLSRAAALLIATLALYALWQFYPLSVEAVDHYYQALRDHFKCSSDPGEHGQLPVLPSNPAWGEALAELPGEYSLGMAHFCQAEGVSFIHYPFLTRDGEHRISIVLEVRRDGQQLASREDLARQVIASLDVNVFNHPEATVIAAEDEDFFIYLVSEDTDQELLAAWTEALMPRLKSLL from the coding sequence ATGACACGTTACCAACCCAAGGACTGCAGCAGGACCCTTCAGCTCCTCGATGACTTCATCGCCGGAGAGCTGTCGGTGGAGTCCAACCGCGACCTGCTCAGCCACTTGGAGTCCTGCTCCGCCTGCACCGCGGAACGGCAAAGCCGGGAAGAAACGCGCCAGTCGGTGCGCCGCGCCTGGGAGTCTCAACCGGTACCCGAAGGGCTGCAGGAGCGCATCCTGGACGGACTCGACAGCCCGCCGGGAATGATGCGCTACCTGAGCCGGGCGGCCGCCCTTCTCATCGCCACTCTGGCCCTTTACGCACTGTGGCAGTTCTACCCGCTCAGCGTTGAAGCCGTCGATCACTACTACCAGGCCCTGCGCGATCATTTCAAGTGCTCGAGCGACCCTGGAGAGCACGGCCAACTGCCGGTACTCCCTTCCAACCCCGCTTGGGGCGAAGCCTTGGCCGAACTGCCTGGGGAGTACTCGCTGGGCATGGCCCACTTCTGCCAGGCCGAGGGCGTTTCCTTCATTCATTACCCCTTCCTGACCCGCGACGGGGAGCACCGGATTTCAATCGTGCTGGAAGTTCGCCGCGACGGGCAACAATTGGCCTCCCGCGAGGACTTGGCCCGCCAGGTCATCGCTTCCCTCGACGTCAACGTCTTCAACCACCCGGAGGCCACCGTCATCGCCGCCGAAGATGAGGACTTCTTCATTTATCTGGTCAGCGAAGACACCGATCAGGAACTGCTTGCGGCATGGACCGAGGCCCTGATGCCACGCCTGAAAAGCCTTCTCTAA
- a CDS encoding prolyl oligopeptidase family serine peptidase, which yields MDRPRDRRQASRQELKRNLLPLLGLIGLVFAVALLPAGVLWFFGGVGVGSGSGGDGSGTSPAKAGGAAGSSIRGGASERPDDITFESGDAVLAGDLILPEGSGPFPAVVAVHGSGRSTRRVMRRVAEALVPRGFAVLIYDKRGVGRSSGLYSGVGPANSEHMLGLLAQDALAGVRLLASHPRIDRARIGLVGVSQAGWIIPKAASQSPLVAFAVIVSGPTVTVGEEIYYSDLTGDDAGRPTTLTDEEIQERLARYQGPDGFDPLPSLRIMKAPTLWLLGEKDRSIPIPECLAHLDELIEQGQPFRYKVYPGANHGLRLPDGTRIDYWDEVEGFIRETWE from the coding sequence ATGGACCGTCCGCGAGATCGACGCCAAGCTTCACGGCAGGAACTCAAGCGCAACTTGCTGCCCCTGCTGGGTCTGATCGGATTGGTCTTCGCCGTGGCGCTGCTGCCGGCAGGCGTCCTGTGGTTCTTCGGCGGCGTCGGGGTCGGGAGCGGCTCGGGCGGAGACGGTTCCGGCACGTCCCCGGCTAAGGCCGGCGGCGCAGCCGGTTCAAGCATCCGCGGGGGGGCTTCCGAGAGACCCGACGACATCACCTTCGAGAGCGGCGATGCCGTTCTGGCGGGCGACTTGATCCTGCCCGAGGGCAGCGGGCCTTTCCCAGCCGTGGTGGCCGTCCACGGGTCGGGACGCAGCACCCGGCGCGTGATGCGGCGGGTCGCCGAGGCTCTGGTTCCGCGCGGATTCGCCGTGCTCATCTACGACAAGCGCGGCGTGGGACGCTCTTCAGGCCTCTACAGCGGCGTCGGTCCCGCCAACAGCGAGCATATGCTGGGACTCCTGGCCCAGGACGCGCTGGCAGGCGTGCGCTTGCTGGCCAGTCATCCCAGGATCGACCGCGCACGCATTGGACTGGTGGGCGTCAGCCAAGCCGGCTGGATCATCCCCAAGGCCGCATCTCAGTCCCCATTGGTGGCTTTCGCCGTCATCGTCTCGGGACCCACGGTGACGGTGGGAGAGGAAATCTACTACAGCGATTTGACCGGAGACGACGCGGGGCGCCCCACCACGCTGACGGATGAGGAGATCCAGGAGCGCCTGGCCCGATACCAGGGGCCGGACGGGTTCGATCCCCTCCCCTCGCTGCGCATCATGAAGGCTCCGACCCTGTGGCTGCTGGGGGAGAAAGACCGCAGCATCCCCATACCCGAATGCCTGGCTCACCTCGACGAACTCATCGAGCAGGGCCAGCCCTTCCGCTACAAGGTCTATCCCGGCGCCAACCACGGCCTTCGCCTCCCCGACGGCACCCGCATCGACTACTGGGACGAGGTGGAAGGGTTCATCCGGGAAACGTGGGAGTGA